A window of Mustela nigripes isolate SB6536 chromosome 9, MUSNIG.SB6536, whole genome shotgun sequence contains these coding sequences:
- the RMI1 gene encoding recQ-mediated genome instability protein 1 isoform X3: MFLFQMINSLVDVSQPAYSQIQKLRGKNTTNELITAETQVTPKPWEAKPSRMLMLQLTDGIVQMQGMEYQSIPALHSDLPPGTKILIYGNISFRLGVLLLKPENVKVLGGEVDALLEEYAQEKVLARLIGEPDPIVSVIPNNSNQSIPGITDVLDSALGPSDEELLASLDENVELIANSDTSLERRCFNTGSSSNTIPTKQSSFEPQQIISPKPKEEAPDQSMYFSDGELDDFSLEEALLLEETVQKEQIKPKELQPLTLNRTPDESIERFSHKPNAKDNFSLICKNGNNIWNENNLSEQMTNEGKSCPSAGDQDSSIFSVHNVPLPHDFTNKDSETDNKTEQTFSSADGHSLNNKMSISNGELVNYLPKRSSHISNENDHHLQTCSLRSSENSTNLSIAMDLYSPPFIYLSVLMASKPKEVTIVKVKAFIVTLTGNLSSSGGIWSITAKISDGTAYLDVDFVDEILTSLIGFSVPEMKQLKKDPLQYQKFLDGLQKCQRDLIDLCCLMTISFNPSLSKATVLALQDVEMEHLENLKKRLNK; the protein is encoded by the exons ATGTTCCTGTTCCAAATG ATTAATTCATTGGTTGATGTCAGTCAACCTGCGTATTCCCAGATACAGAAGTTGAGAGGAAAGAATACAACAAATGAGTTAATTACAGCTGAAACACAAGTAACCCCAAAACCTTGGGAAGCAAAGCCTTCACGAATGTTGATGCTGCAGCTAACTGATGGAATTGTACAAATGCAGGGAATGGAATATCAGTCTATTCCAGCTCTTCATAGTGATCTTCCCCCAGGTACAAAAATTTTGATTTATGGAAACATTTCTTTCCGTCTTGGTGTTCTCTTACTGAAACCAGAAAATGTAAAGGTGTTGGGAGGGGAAGTAGATGCTCTCTTAGAGGAATATGCCCAAGAGAAAGTACTTGCAAGATTAATTGGGGAACCTGATCCTATAGTTTCAGTAATACCAAATAATTCTAATCAGAGCATCCCTGGAATTACAGATGTTCTAGATTCTGCATTAGGACCTTCTGATGAAGAACTCTTGGCAAGTCTTGATGAAAATGTTGAACTTATAGCAAATAGTGACACCTCCTTAGAAAGAAGATGTTTCAATACAGGTAGTTCCTCAAATACTATTCCCACAAAGCAGTCAAGTTTTGAACCACAACAAATTATTTCTCCAAAACCAAAGGAGGAAGCACCAGATCAATCTATGTATTTCAGTGATGGGGAATTAGATGACTTTTCACTGGAGGAGGCTttgcttttagaagaaactgtccagaaagaacaaataaagcctaaagaaTTGCAGCCATTGACTTTGAACAGAACCCCAGATGAAAGTATAGAGAGATTTTCACATAAACCTAATGCTAAGgataatttttctttgatatgcaaaaatggaaacaatatttgGAATGAGAACAATTTATCTGAACAAATGACTAATGAAGGCAAATCTTGTCCATCTGCCGGAGACCAAGACAGTAGTATTTTTTCAGTTCATAATGTACCCCTTCCCCATGACTTTACAAATAAAGACTCagagacagataataaaacagaacaaacctTCAGTAGTGCCGATGGACAttccttaaataataaaatgtcaatatCAAATGGAGAGCTGGTAAATTATTTACCAAAAAGGAGTTCACACATTTCTAATGAAAATGATCACCATTTACAGACTTGTTCTTTAAGATCATCAGAGAACAGCACCAACCTTTCTATTGCCATGGATTTATATTCTCCAccctttatctatttgtctgttttaatGGCTAGCAAACCAAAGGAAGTTACAATAGTGAAGGTCAAAGCATTTATTGTAACTTTAACTGGAAATCTTTCAAGTTCTGGTGGCATTTGGAGTATAACAGCAAAGATTTCCGATGGCACTGCATATCTAGATGTAGACTTTGTGGATGAAATACTTACTAGTTTGATAGGGTTTTCAGTACCAGaaatgaaacagttaaaaaagGATCCTCTTCAGTACCAAAAGTTCCTGGATGGTTTGCAGAAGTGTCAGAGAGATTTAATAGATTTGTGCTGTCTAAtgactatttcatttaatccctCCTTGTCTAAAGCAACGGTACTGGCATTACAAGATGTTGAAATGGAGCACCTTGAGAACCTGAAGAAGCGACTGAATAAATAA
- the RMI1 gene encoding recQ-mediated genome instability protein 1 isoform X2 has product MHIISFILKEMSVTNIALRVETWLLATWHVKVPLMWLEACINWIQEENGNVNLSQAQMNKQVFEQWLLTDLRDLEHPLLPDGILEVPKGELNGFFALQINSLVDVSQPAYSQIQKLRGKNTTNELITAETQVTPKPWEAKPSRMLMLQLTDGIVQMQGMEYQSIPALHSDLPPDVLDSALGPSDEELLASLDENVELIANSDTSLERRCFNTGSSSNTIPTKQSSFEPQQIISPKPKEEAPDQSMYFSDGELDDFSLEEALLLEETVQKEQIKPKELQPLTLNRTPDESIERFSHKPNAKDNFSLICKNGNNIWNENNLSEQMTNEGKSCPSAGDQDSSIFSVHNVPLPHDFTNKDSETDNKTEQTFSSADGHSLNNKMSISNGELVNYLPKRSSHISNENDHHLQTCSLRSSENSTNLSIAMDLYSPPFIYLSVLMASKPKEVTIVKVKAFIVTLTGNLSSSGGIWSITAKISDGTAYLDVDFVDEILTSLIGFSVPEMKQLKKDPLQYQKFLDGLQKCQRDLIDLCCLMTISFNPSLSKATVLALQDVEMEHLENLKKRLNK; this is encoded by the exons atgcatattatttcttttattttaaaagaaatgagtgTAACTAATATTGCATTAAGAGTTGAAACCTGGCTTTTAGCTACATGGCATGTTAAAGTACCTCTAATGTGGCTGGAAGCTTGTATTAACTGGATCCAAGAAGAAAATGGTAATGTTAATTTGAGTCAggcacaaatgaataaacaagtgtTTGAGCAATGGCTTCTTACTGATTTGAGAGATTTGGAACATCCTCTTTTACCTGATGGCATTTTAGAAGTTCCAAAAGGAGAACTGAATGGATTTTTTGCTCTGCAGATTAATTCATTGGTTGATGTCAGTCAACCTGCGTATTCCCAGATACAGAAGTTGAGAGGAAAGAATACAACAAATGAGTTAATTACAGCTGAAACACAAGTAACCCCAAAACCTTGGGAAGCAAAGCCTTCACGAATGTTGATGCTGCAGCTAACTGATGGAATTGTACAAATGCAGGGAATGGAATATCAGTCTATTCCAGCTCTTCATAGTGATCTTCCCCCAG ATGTTCTAGATTCTGCATTAGGACCTTCTGATGAAGAACTCTTGGCAAGTCTTGATGAAAATGTTGAACTTATAGCAAATAGTGACACCTCCTTAGAAAGAAGATGTTTCAATACAGGTAGTTCCTCAAATACTATTCCCACAAAGCAGTCAAGTTTTGAACCACAACAAATTATTTCTCCAAAACCAAAGGAGGAAGCACCAGATCAATCTATGTATTTCAGTGATGGGGAATTAGATGACTTTTCACTGGAGGAGGCTttgcttttagaagaaactgtccagaaagaacaaataaagcctaaagaaTTGCAGCCATTGACTTTGAACAGAACCCCAGATGAAAGTATAGAGAGATTTTCACATAAACCTAATGCTAAGgataatttttctttgatatgcaaaaatggaaacaatatttgGAATGAGAACAATTTATCTGAACAAATGACTAATGAAGGCAAATCTTGTCCATCTGCCGGAGACCAAGACAGTAGTATTTTTTCAGTTCATAATGTACCCCTTCCCCATGACTTTACAAATAAAGACTCagagacagataataaaacagaacaaacctTCAGTAGTGCCGATGGACAttccttaaataataaaatgtcaatatCAAATGGAGAGCTGGTAAATTATTTACCAAAAAGGAGTTCACACATTTCTAATGAAAATGATCACCATTTACAGACTTGTTCTTTAAGATCATCAGAGAACAGCACCAACCTTTCTATTGCCATGGATTTATATTCTCCAccctttatctatttgtctgttttaatGGCTAGCAAACCAAAGGAAGTTACAATAGTGAAGGTCAAAGCATTTATTGTAACTTTAACTGGAAATCTTTCAAGTTCTGGTGGCATTTGGAGTATAACAGCAAAGATTTCCGATGGCACTGCATATCTAGATGTAGACTTTGTGGATGAAATACTTACTAGTTTGATAGGGTTTTCAGTACCAGaaatgaaacagttaaaaaagGATCCTCTTCAGTACCAAAAGTTCCTGGATGGTTTGCAGAAGTGTCAGAGAGATTTAATAGATTTGTGCTGTCTAAtgactatttcatttaatccctCCTTGTCTAAAGCAACGGTACTGGCATTACAAGATGTTGAAATGGAGCACCTTGAGAACCTGAAGAAGCGACTGAATAAATAA
- the RMI1 gene encoding recQ-mediated genome instability protein 1 isoform X1: MHIISFILKEMSVTNIALRVETWLLATWHVKVPLMWLEACINWIQEENGNVNLSQAQMNKQVFEQWLLTDLRDLEHPLLPDGILEVPKGELNGFFALQINSLVDVSQPAYSQIQKLRGKNTTNELITAETQVTPKPWEAKPSRMLMLQLTDGIVQMQGMEYQSIPALHSDLPPGTKILIYGNISFRLGVLLLKPENVKVLGGEVDALLEEYAQEKVLARLIGEPDPIVSVIPNNSNQSIPGITDVLDSALGPSDEELLASLDENVELIANSDTSLERRCFNTGSSSNTIPTKQSSFEPQQIISPKPKEEAPDQSMYFSDGELDDFSLEEALLLEETVQKEQIKPKELQPLTLNRTPDESIERFSHKPNAKDNFSLICKNGNNIWNENNLSEQMTNEGKSCPSAGDQDSSIFSVHNVPLPHDFTNKDSETDNKTEQTFSSADGHSLNNKMSISNGELVNYLPKRSSHISNENDHHLQTCSLRSSENSTNLSIAMDLYSPPFIYLSVLMASKPKEVTIVKVKAFIVTLTGNLSSSGGIWSITAKISDGTAYLDVDFVDEILTSLIGFSVPEMKQLKKDPLQYQKFLDGLQKCQRDLIDLCCLMTISFNPSLSKATVLALQDVEMEHLENLKKRLNK, encoded by the coding sequence atgcatattatttcttttattttaaaagaaatgagtgTAACTAATATTGCATTAAGAGTTGAAACCTGGCTTTTAGCTACATGGCATGTTAAAGTACCTCTAATGTGGCTGGAAGCTTGTATTAACTGGATCCAAGAAGAAAATGGTAATGTTAATTTGAGTCAggcacaaatgaataaacaagtgtTTGAGCAATGGCTTCTTACTGATTTGAGAGATTTGGAACATCCTCTTTTACCTGATGGCATTTTAGAAGTTCCAAAAGGAGAACTGAATGGATTTTTTGCTCTGCAGATTAATTCATTGGTTGATGTCAGTCAACCTGCGTATTCCCAGATACAGAAGTTGAGAGGAAAGAATACAACAAATGAGTTAATTACAGCTGAAACACAAGTAACCCCAAAACCTTGGGAAGCAAAGCCTTCACGAATGTTGATGCTGCAGCTAACTGATGGAATTGTACAAATGCAGGGAATGGAATATCAGTCTATTCCAGCTCTTCATAGTGATCTTCCCCCAGGTACAAAAATTTTGATTTATGGAAACATTTCTTTCCGTCTTGGTGTTCTCTTACTGAAACCAGAAAATGTAAAGGTGTTGGGAGGGGAAGTAGATGCTCTCTTAGAGGAATATGCCCAAGAGAAAGTACTTGCAAGATTAATTGGGGAACCTGATCCTATAGTTTCAGTAATACCAAATAATTCTAATCAGAGCATCCCTGGAATTACAGATGTTCTAGATTCTGCATTAGGACCTTCTGATGAAGAACTCTTGGCAAGTCTTGATGAAAATGTTGAACTTATAGCAAATAGTGACACCTCCTTAGAAAGAAGATGTTTCAATACAGGTAGTTCCTCAAATACTATTCCCACAAAGCAGTCAAGTTTTGAACCACAACAAATTATTTCTCCAAAACCAAAGGAGGAAGCACCAGATCAATCTATGTATTTCAGTGATGGGGAATTAGATGACTTTTCACTGGAGGAGGCTttgcttttagaagaaactgtccagaaagaacaaataaagcctaaagaaTTGCAGCCATTGACTTTGAACAGAACCCCAGATGAAAGTATAGAGAGATTTTCACATAAACCTAATGCTAAGgataatttttctttgatatgcaaaaatggaaacaatatttgGAATGAGAACAATTTATCTGAACAAATGACTAATGAAGGCAAATCTTGTCCATCTGCCGGAGACCAAGACAGTAGTATTTTTTCAGTTCATAATGTACCCCTTCCCCATGACTTTACAAATAAAGACTCagagacagataataaaacagaacaaacctTCAGTAGTGCCGATGGACAttccttaaataataaaatgtcaatatCAAATGGAGAGCTGGTAAATTATTTACCAAAAAGGAGTTCACACATTTCTAATGAAAATGATCACCATTTACAGACTTGTTCTTTAAGATCATCAGAGAACAGCACCAACCTTTCTATTGCCATGGATTTATATTCTCCAccctttatctatttgtctgttttaatGGCTAGCAAACCAAAGGAAGTTACAATAGTGAAGGTCAAAGCATTTATTGTAACTTTAACTGGAAATCTTTCAAGTTCTGGTGGCATTTGGAGTATAACAGCAAAGATTTCCGATGGCACTGCATATCTAGATGTAGACTTTGTGGATGAAATACTTACTAGTTTGATAGGGTTTTCAGTACCAGaaatgaaacagttaaaaaagGATCCTCTTCAGTACCAAAAGTTCCTGGATGGTTTGCAGAAGTGTCAGAGAGATTTAATAGATTTGTGCTGTCTAAtgactatttcatttaatccctCCTTGTCTAAAGCAACGGTACTGGCATTACAAGATGTTGAAATGGAGCACCTTGAGAACCTGAAGAAGCGACTGAATAAATAA